A window of Massilia sp. NR 4-1 genomic DNA:
TGGCCGATTTCGGCCAGCGTATTCTGATAGCTGCGGAATGCGGCCAGATGACGCTCCAGCAGCTGCTGCGCAGCCAGCTTCTGCGCCGGCGCCAGCGCCGTCTGCGCCAGCGCTGCCTGCAAAGCCTCGCCTCTTTGCAGCAGGGCTTGCGCGCTGGCCTGCTCGCCGTGCACGGCAAACGCCACTTCCTGGCTTTGCAGGGACAACAGCGCCTTGCGCGGCGCTTCGGCGCGCAGCAGCATCAGCATGCGCTCCAGCTCCTGCCCGCTGCTGCGGAAGGCCGCCTCCTGTCCCTGTTCGCGGTTGCCGAGCAGTTCGTATTGCGCGGCCAGGCGCTGAAAACTATCCCTATACAAGCCAAGCGCCGCTTCCACCGCGCGCACTTCGCGCTCCACCGCCGCCCCCTGTTTCAGGCGGCGAATTTCGGCCATGCTGGAGCGCACCACCTGCAGCTCCTTGTCGACCAGGGCGCCGTAGCGCGCCTTCGCCTCGCCGGCGGGCAGCGCACGCCCATCCAGCAGAAACTCCTTCTTGAAGCGGCGCGCCCGTTCCAGCGCCATCAGGCTGTTTGAACTCAGATCGGCCATGCGGTCTTCGCTGTCGAAGTAATGGTCCACCGCCGCCAGCGCGCGTTCGTGGCCGAACATCAGCGTCATATCGCACAGGCACATCAGAACGATGACCGTGCCGAAGCCCAGGGCCAGCTTGAGACGCAATCCCAGCCTGTCGATAAAGGCAAACATGTTTACTCCTCGCGGGAAAGCGGCAACAGCGCTTCCAGCCATATCATCAAACAAGGGAGCCGCGAGGAATGGGCGACGGGAGAAAGGGGATGCGGGTTCTTCCGGCACGGATTAGGCCATGGAAGCTGGCGGTTTGGAAACCGCCAAGGGCATCACGGATTCAGTATAGCCCGCGCGCCCTGCCTTCTTGAATTTATTTGCCCAAAATCAAGATAAATGTTGCGAACGCGCAATACAAGACCGGGAAGGCGCTCAGCCGCCGGTCACCGGCGGGAAGAAAGCCACTTCGCAGCCGTCGGCGATCGCGGTCGATGGCTGGGCCATCACCTGGTTGCAGGCCATGCGCAGCGCACGCCCTTCGGCCAGCGCCTGTTCCCAGGCGCCGCCGCGCTGCACCAGGTGGGTACGCAGTGCGCCCACGGTGTCCACGCCGGGCGGCAAATCGATGGTTTCGGAAGAGGTGCCAAGGCTTTCGCGCACGCTGGCAAAGAAACGCAGCGTAATCATTATTTCAACATCCTATCAATACAGCAGTTCACTAAAGGGAATGAAACGCACCTGGTCGCCGGCGCGTATCAGATTACCGGGCGGATTATCGATCACGCCATCGGCCCAGACGGTGGAGGTCAGCACGCCCGATCCCTGGTTCGGGAACAGGTCGAGGCCGCCCTCGCGGTTGACGCGCGCGCGCAGGAACTCATTGCGGCGGTCGGCCTTGGGCAGGTTGAAATCGGCACGCAGGCTGTAGACGCGCGGCGCCAGCGCGGCCGCATCGCCGACGCCCTGCAGGCGCAGCACGAAGGGCCGCACGAACAGCATGAAAGTGATCAGGCTGGAGACCGGATTGCCCGGCAGGCCGATAAAGAAGCTGCTGCCTACCTCGCCAAACGCCAGCGGCTTGCCCGGCTTGATGGCGATCTGCCACAGGTTCAGGCGCCCTTCCGCTTCGACGGCGGGACGGATATGGTCTTCCTCGCCCACCGACACGCCGCCCGAGGTGATGATCAGGTCATTGCCTTGCGCGGCCTGGCGCAGCACCTCGCGCGTGGCGGCCAGGGTGTCCGGCACGATGCCCAGGTCGACGATCTCGCAGCCCAGGTTTTCCAGCAAGGCGCGCAGGGTGAAGCGGTTGGAATTGTAGATGGCGCCCGGCGCCAGCGGCTCGCCCGGCATGGCCAGTTCGTCGCCGGTGAAGAAGACGGCCACGCGCAGCTTGCGCCGCACCGGCAGCTCGGCCAGGCCGACCGAAGCGGCCAGGCCCAGCT
This region includes:
- the moaD gene encoding molybdopterin converting factor subunit 1, which translates into the protein MMITLRFFASVRESLGTSSETIDLPPGVDTVGALRTHLVQRGGAWEQALAEGRALRMACNQVMAQPSTAIADGCEVAFFPPVTGG
- the glp gene encoding gephyrin-like molybdotransferase Glp, with the translated sequence MNAFQPQPMLSAREALDFLLGAARPVEEVETLPTLAANGRVLAKSQVSGMNVPGQDNTQMDGYAVRSADCASGSATLTVSQRIPAGHVGQPLLPGTAARIFTGALIPEGADAVVMQEQCELHEKIVTIRHAPRPGEWIRRAGEDITHGSVILPAGTRLRSQELGLAASVGLAELPVRRKLRVAVFFTGDELAMPGEPLAPGAIYNSNRFTLRALLENLGCEIVDLGIVPDTLAATREVLRQAAQGNDLIITSGGVSVGEEDHIRPAVEAEGRLNLWQIAIKPGKPLAFGEVGSSFFIGLPGNPVSSLITFMLFVRPFVLRLQGVGDAAALAPRVYSLRADFNLPKADRRNEFLRARVNREGGLDLFPNQGSGVLTSTVWADGVIDNPPGNLIRAGDQVRFIPFSELLY